A DNA window from Helianthus annuus cultivar XRQ/B chromosome 15, HanXRQr2.0-SUNRISE, whole genome shotgun sequence contains the following coding sequences:
- the LOC110911760 gene encoding putative F-box protein At1g26515, with the protein MSDHIPFEIQSEIMKKLPVKSLLRFRSISKSCKSLIESSDFITHYSSQQQHLLVSYKDLVNNEQQHLSIVDDDSFPTQRVSVTLPPLVDDIHVNVIKIGSSHGLLCFFAKAQAVIWNPSIRKAVTVVMPPGITYATVQGFGFCRGTTDPKIVKIDNRNWWRDPASPVSTNPWKVEVFTLSTKSWRSPYSSILPRSNSIYIHGNQVDIDGCLYWLGNDSVTGAGTCCHSIVSFDMTSEEFGEVNLPESVTPCVWLTLYKLKESVAVIEEGLKGDQVVYHVWMMEDGVLKSFKKLLTISNHLLDVFIVDVRGFRRTGEPLVELEPYLGAVRGLAAYEPYSKSIRNVGIIGRKSSYYVCSYMETLLLL; encoded by the coding sequence ATGTCAGACCACATACCGTTTGAAATCCAATCAGAAATTATGAAAAAGCTTCCTGTGAAATCGTTGCTTCGATTCCGCTCCATCTCCAAATCATGCAAGTCTCTGATCGAAAGCTCTGATTTCATTACACATTATAGCAGCCAACAACAACATCTGCTTGTAAGTTATAAGGATTTAGTTAACAATGAGCAACAACACCTTtcgattgttgatgatgatagtTTCCCCACACAGAGAGTTTCCGTTACTCTTCCACCATTGGTTGATGATATTCATGTTAATGTTATTAAAATTGGCAGCTCTCATGGCTTGTTATGTTTTTTCGCTAAAGCCCAGGCTGTTATTTGGAATCCTTCGATTAGGAAAGCGGTTACTGTCGTTATGCCTCCTGGGATAACTTATGCAACTGTTCAAGGATTTGGGTTTTGTCGCGGAACGACTGACCCTAAGATTGTCAAGATTGATAATAGAAACTGGTGGAGAGATCCAGCAAGTCCGGTTAGCACAAACCCTTGGAAAGTTGAAGTGTTTACGTTAAGCACGAAGTCTTGGAGAAGTCCATATAGCAGCATTCTCCCTCGTAGTAATTCGATTTACATTCATGGGAATCAGGTAGATATAGATGGGTGTCTTTATTGGCTTGGTAATGATTCCGTGACTGGTGCAGGTACGTGTTGTCATTCGATTGTGTCGTTTGATATGACAAGTGAAGAATTTGGAGAAGTAAACCTCCCGGAGAGTGTAACCCCTTGTGTATGGTTGACCTTGTATAAGCTAAAGGAGTCGGTTGCTGTGATTGAAGAAGGTCTAAAGGGTGATCAAGTAGTCTACCATGTATGGATGATGGAGGACGGtgttttaaaatcgtttaaaaAGCTCTTAACTATTAGTAATCACTTGTTAGACGTATTTATAGTTGATGTAAGGGGATTTAGGAGAACAGGTGAACCTTTAGTTGAATTAGAACCTTATCTTGGCGCCGTTAGAGGACTTGCTGCTTATGAACCCTACTCTAAATCAATCCGTAATGTTGGGATTATTGGAAGAAAATCTTCATATTATGTGTGTTCCTACATGGAAACGCTACTTCTGCTTTGA
- the LOC110913791 gene encoding uncharacterized protein LOC110913791 — MSDNETTPTTPATPSKPTPPPLHPVYSVTNIQQKVRVLDGVKVSYTSWVRLFQLHARGYRVLAHIDGTPSPGEKDPTYASWQEIDSIVLQWIYGSISDDLLGRVLTAESTARQAWIRIQNIFHNNKGARIAALEHEFANITLKSQPSLEAYFQRLRELADQLNDLLDVPIDDKRLVL; from the coding sequence ATGTCAGACAACGAGACAACTCCGACAACTCCTGCCACACCCTCGAAGCCAACCCCACCTCCTCTCCATCCCGTTTATTCGGTTACCAACATTCAGCAAAAGGTTCGAGTTCTTGATGGTGTAAAAGTTTCATACACCTCCTGGGTTCGCCTCTTTCAGCTTCATGCTCGCGGCTATCGGGTTCTTGCTCACATTGACGGCACGCCGTCACCCGGAGAAAAAGATCCTACGTATGCTTCATGGCAGGAAATTGATTCAATTGTGCTTCAGTGGATCTACGGATCTATTTCGGATGATTTACTTGGACGCGTTCTCACTGCTGAATCCACGGCTCGTCAAGCTTGGATCCGGATTCAGAACATATTTCACAACAACAAGGGCGCTCGTATCGCTGCTCTTGAGCACGAGTTCGCTAATATTACTCTCAAGTCCCAACCTTCATTGGAGGCGTATTTTCAGCGTCTACGCGAACTCGCCGACCAGCTTAATGATCTTCTTGACGTTCCTATTGATGACAAGCGGCTTGTCCTGTAG